In Raphanus sativus cultivar WK10039 chromosome 5, ASM80110v3, whole genome shotgun sequence, the following proteins share a genomic window:
- the LOC108862065 gene encoding uncharacterized protein LOC108862065: MNRFMHQRGKGSMKMNNNDEQHKMVSFLGKNIVKATIFIVVSLFILGYLHFNDSEDFKLITKINEPKFPNRCDAVQNQSHQVHVSQNLPSRLNRNRSKHPACPSYFRWIHEDLRPWKETGITRNMVEKAGRTAHFRLVIHGSKAYVKRYKKSIQTRADFTLWGILQLLRWYPGRLPDLELMFDADDRPIVRSDDFKGQNMEPPPLFRYCSDDASMDIVFPDWSFWGWAEINIEPWGKSLEAIKKGNNITQWKDRVPYAYWKGNPDVDPTRKDLLKCNVSEHEDWNTRLYIQDWDKESKEGFKNSNLENQCTHRYKIYIEGWAWSVSEKYIMACDSTTLYVKPRFYDFYIRGMMPLQHYWPIRDDSKCTSLKFAVHWGNTHVDKAREIGELGSRFIREEVNMKYVYDYMFHLLNEYAKLLKFKPEIPLDAEEITPDSMGCPATERWRDFMAESMVMSPSEELPCEMLPPYDRLALKEVLERKANLTRQVSLWEDQYFHDLTNKP; the protein is encoded by the exons ATGAACAGATTCATGCATCAACGGGGAAAAGGAAGTATGAAGATGAATAACAACGATGAACAGCACAAAATGGTGTCGTTTCTGGGGAAAAACATCGTGAAAGCAACTATTTTCATCGTTGTTTCTCTATTCATACTGGGCTATCTCCATTTT AATGATTCTGAAGACTTCAAACTAATAACAAAGATAAATGAGCCTAAATTCCCTAACCGATGCGACGCCGTACAAAACCAATCACATCAAGTTCACGTCTCTCAGAATCTCCCATCGAGACTAAACCGCAACCGTTCAAAACACCCCGCGTGTCCTTCTTACTTCCGTTGGATCCACGAAGATCTACGTCCGTGGAAAGAAACGGGGATAACTAGAAACATGGTCGAGAAAGCGGGAAGGACGGCGCATTTTAGACTGGTGATCCACGGTAGCAAAGCGTACGTTAAGAGATACAAAAAATCGATTCAGACAAGAGCTGATTTTACTCTGTGGGGAATCCTGCAGCTGTTGCGGTGGTACCCTGGGAGATTGCCCGATCTCGAGCTTATGTTCGACGCTGACGATCGTCCCATCGTCCGATCTGATGACTTTAAAGGCCAAAACATGGAACCACCTCCGCTTTTCCGTTACTGCTCTGATGATGCCAGCATGGATATCGTTTTTCCTGATTGGTCCTTCTGGGGCTG GGCTGAGATCAACATTGAGCCATGGGGTAAGTCGCTGGAGGCAATCAAAAAAGGGAACAACATAACGCAATGGAAGGATCGCGTGCCGTACGCTTATTGGAAAGGCAATCCTGATGTGGACCCCACGAGAAAAGACCTTCTCAAGTGTAATGTTTCGGAACATGAAGACTGGAATACTCGACTCTATATTCAG GACTGGGATAAAGAATCGAAAGAAGGGTTTAAGAACTCTAATCTAGAGAACCAATGCACGCACag ATACAAAATATACATAGAAGGATGGGCATGGTCGGTTAGTGAGAAATATATAATGGCATGTGATTCAACGACACTGTACGTGAAACCAAGGTTCTACGATTTTTACATACGAGGAATGATGCCACTTCAACACTATTGGCCAATCAGAGACGACTCCAAATGTACTTCTCTCAAGTTCGCCGTACATTGGGGCAATACCCATGTGGACAAG GCACGTGAGATTGGAGAGTTAGGGAGTAGATTTATAAGAGAGGAAGTGAATATGAAGTATGTGTACGACTACATGTTTCATTTGCTGAATGAATACGCAAAGCTCTTGAAATTTAAACCAGAGATTCCTTTGGATGCGGAGGAGATCACGCCGGATAGTATGGGATGTCCGGCGACGGAACGGTGGAGAGATTTTATGGCGGAGTCTATGGTAATGTCTCCAAGTGAAGAGCTTCCTTGTGAGATGCTTCCTCCTTATGACCGTCTAGCTTTAAAAGAGGTTCTTGAGAGAAAAGCTAATTTAACACGTCAAGTTTCGCTGTGGGAGGACCAATACTTTCATGATTTGACCAACAAACCTTAA